One region of Bdellovibrio bacteriovorus genomic DNA includes:
- the gspD gene encoding type II secretion system secretin GspD, with product MKKNVSIGIASLMTAQIVGQAANAQFDDFPPPPPPPDFGDSNAGDFDGGMNNSFPPPPAPPSTIPSANNGGSRAGGARSGSIGGGNDVLSKDAKDKFSKAAIEDINSQNFPETIESFDFPNVEIADLIKAIGELTGKNFIIDPGVRGKITIVAPSKITVAEAYKAFLSSLAINGFTVVPMGSFLKVKSARNAQRDNIETFSGAYYPNADQMITRIIHLKHISAAQVNRDLRILPSKDGEMNIYEPTNSIIISDWGANIDRVMKIISQLDVPGFEEQLEVIPVKYAKSKDLSDLVDKIVNKGSKPQGGAPGTFTAGVPRFSRSSGASSQQGASFFMAIPDDRTNSIIVVGNKSGIVRIKKLISQLDFKIRAEDTGGVYVYYVKNGDAEKIAQTLQGVTKDATPKPATGGSLLSPIGAGGQMQAPQEIFGGDVKITADKSTNTLVITASKQDYEVVLNLLNKIDIQQDQVYVEAIIMEMSATDGNTWGVGYYKYSDSGYGKVGFNGGIKIEEMLSPTGGNGAVIGFGEGKMVEVTDPLTKTKLSIPNLVGFINFLKTTKKANILSTPQILTLNNQEGEIEVGDKVVTGSQTTTPTNGTPITTPTFEDATIKLTLKPFISPATNLIRMEIKQQVSQLSTASSPKAFQDSTQPIAKRSIKTTINVNNGDTAILGGLMKENDIESITKVPLLGDIPIIGWLFKSRTIAKEKTNMVVFLTPKIVRTVADSNKILSQTLDDRVEFIKSQGGVDPYGKKMDPIHQKARGSATPDIPDDTLQE from the coding sequence ATGAAAAAAAATGTCAGCATAGGAATTGCTTCATTGATGACCGCGCAGATCGTGGGACAGGCCGCGAACGCGCAGTTTGATGATTTCCCACCTCCTCCTCCACCGCCGGATTTTGGCGATTCTAACGCTGGTGATTTTGATGGAGGAATGAACAACTCGTTCCCTCCGCCCCCAGCGCCACCAAGCACGATTCCTTCGGCTAATAATGGCGGCTCTCGCGCTGGCGGGGCTCGCAGCGGATCTATCGGCGGCGGGAACGATGTTTTAAGCAAAGATGCCAAAGATAAGTTTTCTAAGGCCGCGATTGAAGACATCAACAGCCAAAACTTCCCCGAAACTATTGAGTCCTTTGATTTTCCCAATGTGGAAATCGCCGACCTAATTAAGGCCATTGGCGAGCTGACCGGTAAGAACTTTATTATCGATCCGGGTGTCCGCGGTAAAATCACGATCGTTGCTCCGTCAAAAATCACCGTGGCGGAAGCTTATAAAGCTTTCTTGTCGTCTTTGGCGATCAACGGTTTCACCGTGGTTCCGATGGGCAGCTTCTTAAAAGTAAAATCAGCAAGAAATGCGCAACGTGATAATATCGAGACATTCTCTGGCGCTTATTATCCGAACGCCGATCAGATGATCACACGTATTATTCACTTAAAACACATTTCTGCCGCGCAAGTGAATCGTGATCTTCGTATTTTACCTTCTAAAGATGGTGAAATGAATATTTACGAACCCACAAACTCGATCATCATCTCTGACTGGGGCGCGAATATTGACCGTGTGATGAAAATCATCAGCCAATTAGATGTTCCAGGATTTGAAGAGCAGCTTGAGGTTATTCCGGTAAAATACGCCAAATCTAAAGATTTATCTGATCTTGTTGATAAAATCGTCAACAAAGGAAGCAAGCCTCAAGGTGGCGCGCCCGGAACATTCACAGCGGGCGTTCCCCGCTTTTCGCGTTCTTCTGGAGCCAGCTCTCAACAAGGGGCCAGCTTTTTTATGGCGATTCCGGATGACCGCACCAATTCAATCATCGTGGTTGGTAATAAATCAGGTATCGTACGTATTAAAAAATTGATCTCGCAATTAGACTTTAAAATCCGCGCGGAAGACACGGGTGGCGTTTACGTTTATTACGTTAAAAATGGAGATGCAGAAAAAATCGCGCAAACTCTTCAAGGTGTGACTAAAGATGCAACTCCAAAACCAGCCACGGGCGGCAGCCTTCTGTCCCCGATTGGGGCTGGTGGACAAATGCAAGCCCCGCAAGAGATCTTTGGGGGCGATGTTAAAATCACCGCAGATAAAAGCACAAACACACTTGTTATCACGGCAAGCAAACAAGACTATGAAGTGGTCTTAAATCTTTTAAACAAAATCGATATCCAGCAAGACCAAGTTTACGTCGAAGCCATCATCATGGAGATGAGTGCTACCGACGGCAACACTTGGGGGGTCGGATACTATAAGTACAGCGATTCTGGGTACGGCAAAGTCGGCTTTAACGGTGGCATTAAAATCGAAGAAATGCTAAGCCCTACGGGTGGCAATGGCGCGGTCATCGGTTTCGGTGAAGGCAAAATGGTTGAAGTGACGGATCCTTTAACTAAAACCAAGTTATCCATCCCAAATCTTGTGGGATTCATCAACTTCCTTAAGACCACTAAAAAAGCCAACATCCTTTCAACGCCTCAGATCTTAACTTTGAACAATCAAGAGGGTGAAATCGAGGTCGGTGATAAAGTCGTCACCGGTTCACAAACGACAACTCCCACAAATGGAACGCCGATCACCACGCCGACGTTTGAAGATGCGACGATCAAGCTAACGTTAAAACCATTTATCAGCCCGGCGACAAACTTGATCCGCATGGAAATCAAACAACAAGTGTCTCAGCTTTCAACGGCGAGCTCTCCGAAGGCTTTCCAAGACTCTACGCAACCGATTGCCAAACGTTCTATCAAAACCACGATCAACGTGAATAACGGTGACACGGCAATCCTAGGTGGACTCATGAAAGAAAATGACATCGAGTCTATTACGAAGGTTCCTCTTCTTGGCGATATCCCCATTATCGGCTGGTTGTTCAAATCACGCACGATTGCCAAAGAGAAGACCAACATGGTCGTGTTCTTGACTCCAAAAATCGTCCGAACTGTGGCAGACTCGAACAAGATTCTTTCGCAAACTCTGGACGATCGTGTTGAGTTTATTAAAAGCCAAGGTGGCGTGGATCCTTATGGTAAAAAGATGGATCCTATTCACCAAAAAGCTCGCGGAAGTGCAACTCCGGATATTCCGGACGACACTCTACAGGAATAA
- the gspE gene encoding type II secretion system ATPase GspE produces the protein MASLDLQNVLSKATSLTQDQIRSVLNSPSVVRPVNVGEALAAKEFSSADEVVADLCKELGLDFIKDIPVSDISADLVRDIPINYAKQHNILPYKDEPDVLTALTSNPVNLHCMDDLKVLFGKKVKPLVTTTPRLQDAINKVYEKSTANLSGLDEIDEEDYDLDDPIVDLLEAGEDDAPVIKMVNSLLFRAVKEKASDIHIEPYEKDMAVRFRTDGILFDVFKPPKKLQNAITSRIKVMANLNIAEKRLPQDGRIPLKVGGKDIDIRLSTVPTAFGERVVMRIQDRSNIVLELTQLGFSKENLDKLDDLLSRSYGIFLVTGPTGSGKSTTLYGALSKLNQPDVNILTVEDPVEQRIHGIGQVQVNSKIGLTFAAGLRSFLRQDPDTIMVGEIRDLETAELAIQASLTGHLVLSTLHTNDSAGAFPRLIDFGVEPFLIATSIMGVVAQRLVRILCPHCKAPHEATDFEIQLLGITKEQAKNAHICRPMGCNHCGQKGYSGRTTISELLIVTDDIRSLIMQRKDGNSIKKQAVANGMKTFRDHGVQKVLTGITSIEELTSNTQLDI, from the coding sequence ATGGCCTCTTTAGATCTTCAAAATGTCCTGTCTAAAGCCACTTCGCTGACACAGGATCAAATTCGCTCTGTTCTTAACAGTCCCTCTGTGGTTCGCCCCGTCAACGTGGGCGAAGCGCTTGCGGCCAAAGAATTTTCTTCAGCGGATGAAGTGGTTGCAGATCTTTGTAAAGAGTTGGGGTTGGATTTCATTAAAGACATCCCCGTCAGTGACATTTCGGCTGACTTAGTTCGCGACATTCCGATCAACTATGCAAAACAGCACAACATCCTTCCTTATAAAGACGAACCGGATGTTTTAACTGCGCTGACCAGCAATCCCGTCAATTTGCATTGCATGGATGATCTAAAGGTTCTTTTCGGAAAGAAAGTAAAACCTTTAGTGACCACGACTCCTCGCCTGCAGGACGCCATCAATAAGGTTTACGAAAAAAGTACGGCCAATCTTTCTGGTTTGGATGAAATTGACGAAGAAGATTATGATCTCGATGATCCGATTGTCGATCTTCTTGAGGCCGGTGAAGATGATGCTCCGGTTATTAAAATGGTGAACAGCCTTTTGTTCCGAGCCGTGAAAGAAAAAGCTTCCGATATTCATATCGAGCCCTATGAAAAAGACATGGCCGTGCGCTTTCGTACGGACGGTATTTTGTTTGACGTCTTTAAACCACCTAAAAAACTGCAAAATGCCATCACCTCGCGTATCAAGGTCATGGCGAACTTAAATATCGCTGAAAAACGTTTGCCGCAAGATGGTCGTATTCCGTTGAAAGTCGGCGGCAAAGATATCGATATTCGTCTATCCACGGTGCCCACCGCTTTTGGCGAGCGCGTGGTGATGCGTATTCAAGATAGATCTAATATCGTTCTTGAACTGACTCAATTGGGTTTTTCAAAAGAAAATCTAGATAAATTAGATGATCTTTTAAGCCGCAGTTACGGAATTTTCCTCGTGACGGGCCCCACGGGTTCAGGGAAATCCACAACCTTGTACGGTGCGCTTTCAAAACTCAATCAACCCGACGTCAACATCTTGACCGTCGAAGACCCCGTGGAGCAACGTATTCACGGGATTGGTCAAGTGCAGGTGAACTCTAAAATCGGGCTGACTTTCGCAGCCGGCCTCCGCTCTTTCCTTCGTCAAGACCCGGATACAATTATGGTCGGAGAGATTCGTGACTTAGAAACCGCCGAACTCGCGATTCAAGCCTCACTCACAGGTCACTTGGTTTTATCGACTCTGCATACCAATGACTCTGCCGGTGCCTTTCCCCGCTTGATTGACTTCGGGGTAGAGCCGTTTTTGATTGCGACGTCAATCATGGGCGTGGTGGCTCAGCGTTTGGTGCGTATTTTGTGCCCGCACTGCAAAGCCCCCCATGAGGCCACCGATTTTGAGATTCAGCTTTTAGGAATTACCAAAGAGCAAGCCAAAAACGCCCACATCTGCCGCCCGATGGGATGCAATCACTGTGGGCAAAAAGGTTATTCCGGTCGAACGACCATCAGTGAGCTTTTAATTGTGACTGACGATATTCGTTCTTTGATCATGCAGCGCAAAGACGGTAACTCGATCAAAAAACAAGCCGTCGCTAACGGAATGAAAACCTTCCGTGATCACGGCGTACAAAAAGTTTTGACGGGAATCACTTCCATTGAAGAACTGACTTCAAATACCCAGTTGGATATTTAG